Proteins encoded in a region of the Solanum dulcamara chromosome 9, daSolDulc1.2, whole genome shotgun sequence genome:
- the LOC129903165 gene encoding chlorophyllide a oxygenase, chloroplastic-like: protein MTAIATATAAAISLSLPFSFCRSTKSYTRKFVKGSFRVFAVYGEEGGIPDKKSSWLTLFNVEDPRTKVPQSKGKFLDANQALEVARYDLQYCDWRARQDVLTIMLLHEKVVEVFNPLARDYKSIGTMKKELAELQEELSQAHNQVHISEARVSAALDKLAYMEVLVNDRLLQERSTAESDCSSSSASTSTGLLNTVKSRQPRGTLNVSGPVQDYSSHLKNFWYPVAFSADLKNDTMLPIDCFEQSWVIFRGTDGKPGCVQNTCAHRACPLDLGSVNEGRIQCPYHGWEYSTDGKCEKMPSTRLLNVKIKALPCFEQEGMIWIWPGNDPPAATLPSLLPPSGFQIHAEIVMELPVEHGLLLDNLLDLAHAPFTHTSTFAKGWSVPSLVKFLTPASGLQGYWDPYPIDMEFRPPCMVLSTIGISKPGKLEGQSTKQCSTHLHQLHVCLPASRQKTRLLYRMSLDFAPLLKHIPFMQYVWRHFAEQVLNEDLRLVLGQQDRMLNGANIWNLPVSYDKLGVRYRIWRDAVDSGAKELPFSK, encoded by the exons ATGACAGCCattgctactgctactgctgctgctatttctctctctcttcctttttctttctgCCGCTCTACCAAGTCTTATACTAGAAAG TTTGTCAAAGGGAGCTTTAGAGTATTTGCAGTGTATGGGGAGGAGGGTGGGATTCCAGATAAGAAAAGTTCCTGGTTGACACTCTTTAATGTAGAAGATCCCAGGACTAAAGTTCCACAAAGTAAAGGCAAGTTCTTGGATGCGAATCAAGCTTTAGAAGTTGCTAGATATGATCTACAATACTGTGATTGGAGAGCTCGGCAAGATGTACTTACTATAATGCTCCTACACGAAAAG GTCGTCGAAGTATTTAACCCTCTAGCCCGTGATTACAAATCTATTGGAACCATGAAGAAGGAACTTGCAGAGTTGCAAGAAGAACTTTCTCAGGCTCACAACCAG GTACATATATCTGAGGCCCGGGTTTCTGCTGCTTTAGATAAGCTAGCTTACATGGAAGTGTTGGTTAACGATAGGCTTCTGCAAGAGAGAAGCACAGCAGAATCAGATTGCTCATCTTCCTCTGCCAGTACATCAACAGGATTATTAAATACAGTTAAAAGCAGGCAACCCCGAGGAACCCTGAATGTGTCAGGTCCTGTCCAAGATTACAGTTCCCATTTGAAGAACTTTTGGTACCCTGTTGCATTCTCCGCAGATCTTAAAAATGACACCATG TTACCGATTGATTGCTTTGAGCAGTCGTGGGTGATCTTTCGTGGGACTGATGGAAAACCTGGATGTGTCCAGAATACATGTGCACATAGAGCCTGCCCCCTTGATCTTGGCTCCGTGAATGAGGGTCGCATCCAATGCCCTTATCACG GATGGGAGTATTCCACTGACGGGAAGTGTGAAAAAATGCCATCAACAAGGTTACTGAACGTAAAGATCAAAGCGCTGCCCTGCTTTGAGCAAGAGGGAATGATATGGATTTGGCCGGGAAATGATCCACCTGCAGCTACCCTTCCTTCTTTACTACCACCTTCTGGATTTCAAATCCATGCAGAG ATAGTCATGGAACTTCCAGTGGAACACGGACTACTGTTAGATAATCTTTTGGATCTTGCACATGCTCCTTTCACTCATACATCAACTTTTGCTAAAGGATGGAGTGTCCCAAG CTTGGTAAAGTTCTTGACTCCCGCATCTGGTCTGCAAGGATATTGGGATCCGTATCCAATAGATATGGAATTTAGACCACCTTGTATGGTTTTATCCACCATTGGCATCTCAAAGCCAGGCAAATTGGAGGGACAGAGCACCAAGCAGTGTTCTACGCACCTTCATCAACTGCATGTTTGCTTACCTGCATCACGACAGAAGACAAGGTTATTGTATAGAATGTCACTGGATTTTGCTCCCCTGCTGAAACACATCCCCTTCATGCAATATGTTTGGAGACATTTTGCTGAGCAG GTTTTAAATGAAGACTTACGGCTTGTGCTTGGCCAGCAGGATCGCATGCTCAACGGTGCCAATATTTGGAACCTGCCAGTGTCTTACGATAAGCTAGGTGTGAGGTATAGAATATGGAGAGATGCTGTAGATAGTGGAGCAAAGGAACTGCCCTTCAGCAAATAA
- the LOC129904117 gene encoding filament-like plant protein isoform X2: MVIEMEKRKWLWKRKPSDKSPGETESSGSLSSYSERYSDEQDALKEFPDLDKQSPEVTSKSATNDDESKESLRCLTEKLSAALVNVSAKEDLVKQHAKVAEEAIAGWEKAESEVAVLKQQLDAAVQQNLTLEVRVSHLDGALKECVRQLRQARDEQEKIIQDAMAEKTEWASEKTALEKQLLKLQTQVEAGKAETPTSTDPDILVRLKCLEKENAALKIVLRSCSEVLEIRTIERDLSTQAAETASKQQLESIKKVTKLEAECRKLQAMTRKSSPFNDQHSSAVSSFYVDSVTDSQSDSGERLNTVDNDALKMSKLETREYEPSCSNSWASALIAELDQFKNEKAMPKTLAACSIEIDMMDDFLEMEQLAALSETANKTPSVTSDAVPHDSPNVENPLAAEYDSISQRVAELEQKLEKIVAEKSELENALSDSQDVLKASSLQLKETQTKLAELQKELDVVNESKELLEFQLYGMEVEARTMSVNIDSLKTEVEREKSLSSDMEAKCRELENELRKRAQEVELQQTSGSNGELKIKQQEDLAVAADKLAECQKTIASLGKQLQSLATLEDFLIDTANLPGGGSVVAKAGGELWKLHVNETFTPKRDSDPTKVEEENVSHSTNGNEGESPASSSSSSTSSATQANTTKSKNGFGKLFSRSRSGAPTLKVNEDK, translated from the exons ATGGTTATTGAGATGGAAAAGAGGAAATGGTTGTGGAAGAGGAAACCTTCCGATAAGAGCCCTGGTGAAACGGAGAGTTCTGGTTCTTTGTCTTCATATTCAGAGAGATACTCCGATGAGCAG GATGCACTTAAAGAATTTCCTGACCTTGACAAGCAATCACCAGAAGTAACCTCAAAATCTGCAACCAATGATGATGAATCCAAGGAAAGCTTGAGATGTTTGACAGAGAAATTATCAGCTGCTCTTGTTAATGTTAGTGCCAAAGAAGACTTAGTTAAGCAGCATGCTAAAGTCGCTGAAGAAGCTATTGCAG GTTGGGAAAAGGCAGAAAGTGAAGTTGCAGTTCTAAAGCAACAACTAGATGCAGCTGTGCAGCAGAACTTGACGTTGGAAGTACGTGTCAGTCATCTTGACGGTGCGCTCAAGGAATGTGTCAGGCAGTTGAGACAAGCTAGAGATGAGCAAGAGAAAATAATTCAAGATGCTATGGCAGAGAAAACTGAATGGGCATCTGAAAAAACTGCACTTGAGAAACAGCTACTTAAGCTCCAGACACAAGTGGAGGCTGGTAAAGCTGAAACGCCTACTTCTACTGATCCTGATATCCTTGTCAGGCTTAAGTGTCTAGAGAAGGAGAACGCAGCTCTCAAAATTGTGCTTCGCTCTTGTTCAGAAGTGTTGGAAATTAGGACTATTGAGAGGGATTTGAGTACTCAAGCAGCAGAAACTGCTAGCAAGCAGCAGCTGGAAAGCATAAAAAAGGTGACTAAACTTGAAGCTGAGTGTCGAAAGCTACAGGCCATGACTCGCAAATCATCCCCATTCAATGATCAACACTCCTCTGCTGTTTCATCTTTCTATGTGGACTCTGTCACCGATAGCCAGTCTGACAGCGGAGAGCGGTTAAATACAGTCGACAATGATGCCCTCAAGATGAGTAAACTGGAAACAAGAGAATATGAACCAAGTTGCTCAAATTCATGGGCTTCAGCACTAATTGCTGAGCTTGATCAATTTAAGAATGAAAAGGCCATGCCTAAAACTCTCGCTGCCTGTTCTATAGAAATTGATATGATGGACGATTTCTTGGAGATGGAGCAACTTGCTGCATTATCTGAAACTGCAAACAAGACACCTTCAGTTACATCTGATGCTGTTCCTCATGATTCCCCCAATGTTGAGAATCCTTTGGCAGCAGAATACGATTCCATTTCTCAAAGGGTGGCTGAATTAGAACAGAAGCTGGAGAAGATTGTAGCAGAGAAATCTGAACTGGAGAATGCTTTAAGCGACAGTCAAGATGTCCTCAAGGCGTCCTCTTTGCAGCTCAAGGAAACTCAAACCAAGTTGGCAGAGCTGCAGAAGGAGCTAGATGTGGTAAATGAGTCAAAAGAGTTGCTCGAGTTTCAACTCTATGGCATGGAGGTAGAAGCACGGACGATGTCTGTAAATATTGATTCTTTGAAGACAgaagttgaaagagaaaaatcCTTGTCATCAGACATGGAAGCTAAGTGTCGTGAGTTGGAAAATGAGCTTAGGAAAAGAGCCCAGGAGGTTGAGCTTCAGCAAACTTCTGGTTCAAATGGTGAATTGAAAATAAAACAG CAGGAGGATTTAGCAGTGGCTGCTGACAAGCTTGCAGAATGCCAGAAAACAATTGCATCCCTTGGGAAACAGCTACAATCCCTAGCTACTCTAGAAGATTTCCTGATAGACACTGCAAATCTTCCTGGTGGAGGATCAGTTGTTGCTAAAGCAGGAGGAGAACTATGGAAGTTGCATGTAAACGAGACATTTACCCCAAAACGTGATTCTGACCCTACCAAGGTTGAGGAAGAGAATGTGAGTCATTCTACGAATGGAAATGAAGGGGAATCTccagcatcctcatcttcatCATCTACTTCATCTGCTACTCAGGCAAACACTACCAAAAGCAAAAATGGTTTCGGGAAATTGTTTTCTCGGAGTAGGAGTGGAGCGCCAACTCTAAAAGTTAACGAGGATAAATAA
- the LOC129904117 gene encoding filament-like plant protein isoform X3, translating into MVIEMEKRKWLWKRKPSDKSPGETESSGSLSSYSERYSDEQQDALKEFPDLDKQSPEVTSKSATNDDESKESLRCLTEKLSAALVNVSAKEDLVKQHAKVAEEAIAGWEKAESEVAVLKQQLDAAVQQNLTLEVRVSHLDGALKECVRQLRQARDEQEKIIQDAMAEKTEWASEKTALEKQLLKLQTQVEAGKAETPTSTDPDILVRLKCLEKENAALKIVLRSCSEVLEIRTIERDLSTQAAETASKQQLESIKKVTKLEAECRKLQAMTRKSSPFNDQHSSAVSSFYVDSVTDSQSDSGERLNTVDNDALKMSKLETREYEPSCSNSWASALIAELDQFKNEKAMPKTLAACSIEIDMMDDFLEMEQLAALSETANKTPSVTSDAVPHDSPNVENPLAAEYDSISQRVAELEQKLEKIVAEKSELENALSDSQDVLKASSLQLKETQTKLAELQKELDVVNESKELLEFQLYGMEVEARTMSVNIDSLKTEVEREKSLSSDMEAKCRELENELRKRAQEVELQQTSGSNGELKIKQEDLAVAADKLAECQKTIASLGKQLQSLATLEDFLIDTANLPGGGSVVAKAGGELWKLHVNETFTPKRDSDPTKVEEENVSHSTNGNEGESPASSSSSSTSSATQANTTKSKNGFGKLFSRSRSGAPTLKVNEDK; encoded by the exons ATGGTTATTGAGATGGAAAAGAGGAAATGGTTGTGGAAGAGGAAACCTTCCGATAAGAGCCCTGGTGAAACGGAGAGTTCTGGTTCTTTGTCTTCATATTCAGAGAGATACTCCGATGAGCAG CAGGATGCACTTAAAGAATTTCCTGACCTTGACAAGCAATCACCAGAAGTAACCTCAAAATCTGCAACCAATGATGATGAATCCAAGGAAAGCTTGAGATGTTTGACAGAGAAATTATCAGCTGCTCTTGTTAATGTTAGTGCCAAAGAAGACTTAGTTAAGCAGCATGCTAAAGTCGCTGAAGAAGCTATTGCAG GTTGGGAAAAGGCAGAAAGTGAAGTTGCAGTTCTAAAGCAACAACTAGATGCAGCTGTGCAGCAGAACTTGACGTTGGAAGTACGTGTCAGTCATCTTGACGGTGCGCTCAAGGAATGTGTCAGGCAGTTGAGACAAGCTAGAGATGAGCAAGAGAAAATAATTCAAGATGCTATGGCAGAGAAAACTGAATGGGCATCTGAAAAAACTGCACTTGAGAAACAGCTACTTAAGCTCCAGACACAAGTGGAGGCTGGTAAAGCTGAAACGCCTACTTCTACTGATCCTGATATCCTTGTCAGGCTTAAGTGTCTAGAGAAGGAGAACGCAGCTCTCAAAATTGTGCTTCGCTCTTGTTCAGAAGTGTTGGAAATTAGGACTATTGAGAGGGATTTGAGTACTCAAGCAGCAGAAACTGCTAGCAAGCAGCAGCTGGAAAGCATAAAAAAGGTGACTAAACTTGAAGCTGAGTGTCGAAAGCTACAGGCCATGACTCGCAAATCATCCCCATTCAATGATCAACACTCCTCTGCTGTTTCATCTTTCTATGTGGACTCTGTCACCGATAGCCAGTCTGACAGCGGAGAGCGGTTAAATACAGTCGACAATGATGCCCTCAAGATGAGTAAACTGGAAACAAGAGAATATGAACCAAGTTGCTCAAATTCATGGGCTTCAGCACTAATTGCTGAGCTTGATCAATTTAAGAATGAAAAGGCCATGCCTAAAACTCTCGCTGCCTGTTCTATAGAAATTGATATGATGGACGATTTCTTGGAGATGGAGCAACTTGCTGCATTATCTGAAACTGCAAACAAGACACCTTCAGTTACATCTGATGCTGTTCCTCATGATTCCCCCAATGTTGAGAATCCTTTGGCAGCAGAATACGATTCCATTTCTCAAAGGGTGGCTGAATTAGAACAGAAGCTGGAGAAGATTGTAGCAGAGAAATCTGAACTGGAGAATGCTTTAAGCGACAGTCAAGATGTCCTCAAGGCGTCCTCTTTGCAGCTCAAGGAAACTCAAACCAAGTTGGCAGAGCTGCAGAAGGAGCTAGATGTGGTAAATGAGTCAAAAGAGTTGCTCGAGTTTCAACTCTATGGCATGGAGGTAGAAGCACGGACGATGTCTGTAAATATTGATTCTTTGAAGACAgaagttgaaagagaaaaatcCTTGTCATCAGACATGGAAGCTAAGTGTCGTGAGTTGGAAAATGAGCTTAGGAAAAGAGCCCAGGAGGTTGAGCTTCAGCAAACTTCTGGTTCAAATGGTGAATTGAAAATAAAACAG GAGGATTTAGCAGTGGCTGCTGACAAGCTTGCAGAATGCCAGAAAACAATTGCATCCCTTGGGAAACAGCTACAATCCCTAGCTACTCTAGAAGATTTCCTGATAGACACTGCAAATCTTCCTGGTGGAGGATCAGTTGTTGCTAAAGCAGGAGGAGAACTATGGAAGTTGCATGTAAACGAGACATTTACCCCAAAACGTGATTCTGACCCTACCAAGGTTGAGGAAGAGAATGTGAGTCATTCTACGAATGGAAATGAAGGGGAATCTccagcatcctcatcttcatCATCTACTTCATCTGCTACTCAGGCAAACACTACCAAAAGCAAAAATGGTTTCGGGAAATTGTTTTCTCGGAGTAGGAGTGGAGCGCCAACTCTAAAAGTTAACGAGGATAAATAA
- the LOC129904117 gene encoding filament-like plant protein isoform X4: MVIEMEKRKWLWKRKPSDKSPGETESSGSLSSYSERYSDEQDALKEFPDLDKQSPEVTSKSATNDDESKESLRCLTEKLSAALVNVSAKEDLVKQHAKVAEEAIAGWEKAESEVAVLKQQLDAAVQQNLTLEVRVSHLDGALKECVRQLRQARDEQEKIIQDAMAEKTEWASEKTALEKQLLKLQTQVEAGKAETPTSTDPDILVRLKCLEKENAALKIVLRSCSEVLEIRTIERDLSTQAAETASKQQLESIKKVTKLEAECRKLQAMTRKSSPFNDQHSSAVSSFYVDSVTDSQSDSGERLNTVDNDALKMSKLETREYEPSCSNSWASALIAELDQFKNEKAMPKTLAACSIEIDMMDDFLEMEQLAALSETANKTPSVTSDAVPHDSPNVENPLAAEYDSISQRVAELEQKLEKIVAEKSELENALSDSQDVLKASSLQLKETQTKLAELQKELDVVNESKELLEFQLYGMEVEARTMSVNIDSLKTEVEREKSLSSDMEAKCRELENELRKRAQEVELQQTSGSNGELKIKQEDLAVAADKLAECQKTIASLGKQLQSLATLEDFLIDTANLPGGGSVVAKAGGELWKLHVNETFTPKRDSDPTKVEEENVSHSTNGNEGESPASSSSSSTSSATQANTTKSKNGFGKLFSRSRSGAPTLKVNEDK; this comes from the exons ATGGTTATTGAGATGGAAAAGAGGAAATGGTTGTGGAAGAGGAAACCTTCCGATAAGAGCCCTGGTGAAACGGAGAGTTCTGGTTCTTTGTCTTCATATTCAGAGAGATACTCCGATGAGCAG GATGCACTTAAAGAATTTCCTGACCTTGACAAGCAATCACCAGAAGTAACCTCAAAATCTGCAACCAATGATGATGAATCCAAGGAAAGCTTGAGATGTTTGACAGAGAAATTATCAGCTGCTCTTGTTAATGTTAGTGCCAAAGAAGACTTAGTTAAGCAGCATGCTAAAGTCGCTGAAGAAGCTATTGCAG GTTGGGAAAAGGCAGAAAGTGAAGTTGCAGTTCTAAAGCAACAACTAGATGCAGCTGTGCAGCAGAACTTGACGTTGGAAGTACGTGTCAGTCATCTTGACGGTGCGCTCAAGGAATGTGTCAGGCAGTTGAGACAAGCTAGAGATGAGCAAGAGAAAATAATTCAAGATGCTATGGCAGAGAAAACTGAATGGGCATCTGAAAAAACTGCACTTGAGAAACAGCTACTTAAGCTCCAGACACAAGTGGAGGCTGGTAAAGCTGAAACGCCTACTTCTACTGATCCTGATATCCTTGTCAGGCTTAAGTGTCTAGAGAAGGAGAACGCAGCTCTCAAAATTGTGCTTCGCTCTTGTTCAGAAGTGTTGGAAATTAGGACTATTGAGAGGGATTTGAGTACTCAAGCAGCAGAAACTGCTAGCAAGCAGCAGCTGGAAAGCATAAAAAAGGTGACTAAACTTGAAGCTGAGTGTCGAAAGCTACAGGCCATGACTCGCAAATCATCCCCATTCAATGATCAACACTCCTCTGCTGTTTCATCTTTCTATGTGGACTCTGTCACCGATAGCCAGTCTGACAGCGGAGAGCGGTTAAATACAGTCGACAATGATGCCCTCAAGATGAGTAAACTGGAAACAAGAGAATATGAACCAAGTTGCTCAAATTCATGGGCTTCAGCACTAATTGCTGAGCTTGATCAATTTAAGAATGAAAAGGCCATGCCTAAAACTCTCGCTGCCTGTTCTATAGAAATTGATATGATGGACGATTTCTTGGAGATGGAGCAACTTGCTGCATTATCTGAAACTGCAAACAAGACACCTTCAGTTACATCTGATGCTGTTCCTCATGATTCCCCCAATGTTGAGAATCCTTTGGCAGCAGAATACGATTCCATTTCTCAAAGGGTGGCTGAATTAGAACAGAAGCTGGAGAAGATTGTAGCAGAGAAATCTGAACTGGAGAATGCTTTAAGCGACAGTCAAGATGTCCTCAAGGCGTCCTCTTTGCAGCTCAAGGAAACTCAAACCAAGTTGGCAGAGCTGCAGAAGGAGCTAGATGTGGTAAATGAGTCAAAAGAGTTGCTCGAGTTTCAACTCTATGGCATGGAGGTAGAAGCACGGACGATGTCTGTAAATATTGATTCTTTGAAGACAgaagttgaaagagaaaaatcCTTGTCATCAGACATGGAAGCTAAGTGTCGTGAGTTGGAAAATGAGCTTAGGAAAAGAGCCCAGGAGGTTGAGCTTCAGCAAACTTCTGGTTCAAATGGTGAATTGAAAATAAAACAG GAGGATTTAGCAGTGGCTGCTGACAAGCTTGCAGAATGCCAGAAAACAATTGCATCCCTTGGGAAACAGCTACAATCCCTAGCTACTCTAGAAGATTTCCTGATAGACACTGCAAATCTTCCTGGTGGAGGATCAGTTGTTGCTAAAGCAGGAGGAGAACTATGGAAGTTGCATGTAAACGAGACATTTACCCCAAAACGTGATTCTGACCCTACCAAGGTTGAGGAAGAGAATGTGAGTCATTCTACGAATGGAAATGAAGGGGAATCTccagcatcctcatcttcatCATCTACTTCATCTGCTACTCAGGCAAACACTACCAAAAGCAAAAATGGTTTCGGGAAATTGTTTTCTCGGAGTAGGAGTGGAGCGCCAACTCTAAAAGTTAACGAGGATAAATAA
- the LOC129904117 gene encoding filament-like plant protein isoform X1, which produces MVIEMEKRKWLWKRKPSDKSPGETESSGSLSSYSERYSDEQQDALKEFPDLDKQSPEVTSKSATNDDESKESLRCLTEKLSAALVNVSAKEDLVKQHAKVAEEAIAGWEKAESEVAVLKQQLDAAVQQNLTLEVRVSHLDGALKECVRQLRQARDEQEKIIQDAMAEKTEWASEKTALEKQLLKLQTQVEAGKAETPTSTDPDILVRLKCLEKENAALKIVLRSCSEVLEIRTIERDLSTQAAETASKQQLESIKKVTKLEAECRKLQAMTRKSSPFNDQHSSAVSSFYVDSVTDSQSDSGERLNTVDNDALKMSKLETREYEPSCSNSWASALIAELDQFKNEKAMPKTLAACSIEIDMMDDFLEMEQLAALSETANKTPSVTSDAVPHDSPNVENPLAAEYDSISQRVAELEQKLEKIVAEKSELENALSDSQDVLKASSLQLKETQTKLAELQKELDVVNESKELLEFQLYGMEVEARTMSVNIDSLKTEVEREKSLSSDMEAKCRELENELRKRAQEVELQQTSGSNGELKIKQQEDLAVAADKLAECQKTIASLGKQLQSLATLEDFLIDTANLPGGGSVVAKAGGELWKLHVNETFTPKRDSDPTKVEEENVSHSTNGNEGESPASSSSSSTSSATQANTTKSKNGFGKLFSRSRSGAPTLKVNEDK; this is translated from the exons ATGGTTATTGAGATGGAAAAGAGGAAATGGTTGTGGAAGAGGAAACCTTCCGATAAGAGCCCTGGTGAAACGGAGAGTTCTGGTTCTTTGTCTTCATATTCAGAGAGATACTCCGATGAGCAG CAGGATGCACTTAAAGAATTTCCTGACCTTGACAAGCAATCACCAGAAGTAACCTCAAAATCTGCAACCAATGATGATGAATCCAAGGAAAGCTTGAGATGTTTGACAGAGAAATTATCAGCTGCTCTTGTTAATGTTAGTGCCAAAGAAGACTTAGTTAAGCAGCATGCTAAAGTCGCTGAAGAAGCTATTGCAG GTTGGGAAAAGGCAGAAAGTGAAGTTGCAGTTCTAAAGCAACAACTAGATGCAGCTGTGCAGCAGAACTTGACGTTGGAAGTACGTGTCAGTCATCTTGACGGTGCGCTCAAGGAATGTGTCAGGCAGTTGAGACAAGCTAGAGATGAGCAAGAGAAAATAATTCAAGATGCTATGGCAGAGAAAACTGAATGGGCATCTGAAAAAACTGCACTTGAGAAACAGCTACTTAAGCTCCAGACACAAGTGGAGGCTGGTAAAGCTGAAACGCCTACTTCTACTGATCCTGATATCCTTGTCAGGCTTAAGTGTCTAGAGAAGGAGAACGCAGCTCTCAAAATTGTGCTTCGCTCTTGTTCAGAAGTGTTGGAAATTAGGACTATTGAGAGGGATTTGAGTACTCAAGCAGCAGAAACTGCTAGCAAGCAGCAGCTGGAAAGCATAAAAAAGGTGACTAAACTTGAAGCTGAGTGTCGAAAGCTACAGGCCATGACTCGCAAATCATCCCCATTCAATGATCAACACTCCTCTGCTGTTTCATCTTTCTATGTGGACTCTGTCACCGATAGCCAGTCTGACAGCGGAGAGCGGTTAAATACAGTCGACAATGATGCCCTCAAGATGAGTAAACTGGAAACAAGAGAATATGAACCAAGTTGCTCAAATTCATGGGCTTCAGCACTAATTGCTGAGCTTGATCAATTTAAGAATGAAAAGGCCATGCCTAAAACTCTCGCTGCCTGTTCTATAGAAATTGATATGATGGACGATTTCTTGGAGATGGAGCAACTTGCTGCATTATCTGAAACTGCAAACAAGACACCTTCAGTTACATCTGATGCTGTTCCTCATGATTCCCCCAATGTTGAGAATCCTTTGGCAGCAGAATACGATTCCATTTCTCAAAGGGTGGCTGAATTAGAACAGAAGCTGGAGAAGATTGTAGCAGAGAAATCTGAACTGGAGAATGCTTTAAGCGACAGTCAAGATGTCCTCAAGGCGTCCTCTTTGCAGCTCAAGGAAACTCAAACCAAGTTGGCAGAGCTGCAGAAGGAGCTAGATGTGGTAAATGAGTCAAAAGAGTTGCTCGAGTTTCAACTCTATGGCATGGAGGTAGAAGCACGGACGATGTCTGTAAATATTGATTCTTTGAAGACAgaagttgaaagagaaaaatcCTTGTCATCAGACATGGAAGCTAAGTGTCGTGAGTTGGAAAATGAGCTTAGGAAAAGAGCCCAGGAGGTTGAGCTTCAGCAAACTTCTGGTTCAAATGGTGAATTGAAAATAAAACAG CAGGAGGATTTAGCAGTGGCTGCTGACAAGCTTGCAGAATGCCAGAAAACAATTGCATCCCTTGGGAAACAGCTACAATCCCTAGCTACTCTAGAAGATTTCCTGATAGACACTGCAAATCTTCCTGGTGGAGGATCAGTTGTTGCTAAAGCAGGAGGAGAACTATGGAAGTTGCATGTAAACGAGACATTTACCCCAAAACGTGATTCTGACCCTACCAAGGTTGAGGAAGAGAATGTGAGTCATTCTACGAATGGAAATGAAGGGGAATCTccagcatcctcatcttcatCATCTACTTCATCTGCTACTCAGGCAAACACTACCAAAAGCAAAAATGGTTTCGGGAAATTGTTTTCTCGGAGTAGGAGTGGAGCGCCAACTCTAAAAGTTAACGAGGATAAATAA